In Deferribacter desulfuricans SSM1, the following are encoded in one genomic region:
- a CDS encoding NAD(P)H-quinone oxidoreductase has protein sequence MKAVICDGFGGVDVLKIIDTDIPKPKENQVLIKVAATSINRPDLVQREGKYPPPPGESEILGLEVAGIIEEVGSNVKGWKKGDRVAALVGGGGYAEYAVAYADHLIPIPDSMTFEEAACICESYITAFLNVILLGELKDNNYAIFHGGGGGVNTAAIQITRAIRNDVKIIVTVSPEKMEKVKELGVDLLINYKEHPDFSQIIREFTNKRGVDVILDHIGAAYLEPNIKSLAYGGRLVIIGVTSGIKAEINLGLVMVKRHKIIGSVLRSRPVEEKAEIIKAFNEQVMPKFADRTIVPIIYKVFPLEEVKLAHQTMEEDKHFGKIVLKIADL, from the coding sequence TCGACACTGATATTCCTAAACCAAAAGAAAATCAGGTATTAATCAAAGTTGCTGCAACTTCCATAAATAGACCAGATTTAGTCCAGAGAGAAGGGAAATACCCTCCTCCACCTGGAGAATCTGAAATCTTAGGATTAGAAGTTGCAGGTATCATAGAAGAGGTTGGATCAAATGTAAAAGGTTGGAAAAAAGGTGATAGGGTAGCTGCTCTTGTCGGTGGTGGAGGATATGCCGAATATGCCGTTGCATACGCAGATCATTTAATCCCAATACCAGACAGTATGACCTTTGAAGAAGCTGCTTGTATTTGCGAATCATATATAACTGCATTTTTAAATGTAATTCTTCTTGGCGAATTAAAAGATAACAATTATGCAATTTTTCATGGTGGAGGTGGCGGTGTAAATACTGCTGCTATTCAGATTACAAGGGCAATTAGAAACGATGTAAAAATTATAGTAACTGTTTCACCAGAAAAAATGGAAAAAGTAAAAGAATTAGGTGTTGATCTATTAATTAATTACAAAGAACACCCTGATTTCTCACAAATAATAAGGGAGTTTACAAATAAAAGAGGTGTAGATGTTATTTTAGATCACATTGGAGCAGCTTATTTAGAGCCAAATATAAAATCTTTAGCCTATGGGGGTAGACTTGTAATTATTGGAGTTACAAGCGGAATAAAAGCTGAAATAAACCTCGGGCTTGTCATGGTAAAAAGACATAAAATTATCGGCTCTGTTTTAAGATCAAGACCTGTTGAAGAAAAAGCTGAAATAATAAAAGCATTTAACGAACAGGTTATGCCAAAATTTGCTGATAGAACAATCGTTCCAATTATTTACAAAGTTTTTCCATTAGAAGAAGTAAAACTTGCACATCAAACAATGGAAGAAGACAAACATTTTGGAAAAATTGTCTTAAAAATAGCAGATCTATAA